In one Nitrospira sp. genomic region, the following are encoded:
- a CDS encoding GMC family oxidoreductase, with the protein MLLDAKTVPDGQMLSADVCIVGAGAAGITLAKELEATGKSIILLEAGGKTRAGESQALYQGALNDSVRHVPLDQARYRQLGGTTSLWGGRCLPFDSLDFDRRDWVSYSGWPFSQKEMHDYYRRAHVYCECGAYDYDVASALPGAFPTMLPGFEDGDVCTSSLERWSPPTQFGKVYRSDLTKAKHVRVLLHAPAVELHPSPDGTRIESVEVATFARRRFHVRAHTIVLAGGGLETTRLLLASRSVHQGGIGNHSDWLGRGYMSHIHGVIASVTLTAGQEVMFGYEADPQGVFCRRRIGFSEAAQRRHELLNLYMLLDRPLLGDPGHGNAVLSATFLLKRLLGGRQQEELGTGKYALYWRHLKNILMGSPQALSVLPKFGRKRLLQRRRIPSLLMRSRSNTYYLYFQSEQIVHRDNRVTLDDVQDELGMPRLRLHFQVTAQDRESVQRAHRLLDQELRRQDCGYLTYLGDDVPQLMHDVKAVLGHHIGTTRMAADPAQGVVDEHCRVHGVDNLFVASSSVFPTSSHANPTLTIVAMALRVADHLKKTHSGIIRD; encoded by the coding sequence ATGTTGCTTGACGCGAAAACAGTCCCAGATGGACAGATGCTGTCGGCGGACGTCTGCATCGTGGGGGCAGGGGCTGCTGGTATCACTCTGGCCAAAGAACTCGAGGCGACTGGGAAGAGCATCATTCTCCTGGAGGCCGGGGGGAAGACACGTGCCGGCGAGAGTCAAGCGCTCTATCAGGGGGCACTCAACGATTCGGTCCGCCACGTCCCCTTGGATCAAGCCCGGTATCGCCAACTCGGAGGCACCACTTCGCTGTGGGGGGGACGTTGTCTCCCGTTCGATTCTCTCGACTTTGATCGACGCGACTGGGTGTCGTACAGCGGCTGGCCGTTTTCGCAGAAAGAGATGCACGATTACTATCGACGTGCGCATGTGTACTGCGAGTGTGGGGCATACGACTACGACGTTGCTTCAGCGCTTCCCGGTGCATTCCCCACGATGTTGCCTGGCTTTGAGGATGGAGATGTCTGTACCTCAAGTCTCGAGCGATGGAGTCCGCCGACTCAATTTGGCAAGGTGTATCGATCCGATCTGACCAAGGCGAAACATGTGCGTGTCCTGCTGCACGCGCCTGCAGTTGAATTGCACCCCTCGCCGGACGGGACCCGAATCGAGTCGGTTGAAGTGGCGACGTTCGCGAGGCGTCGTTTTCATGTGCGCGCGCACACTATCGTGCTGGCGGGGGGGGGGCTGGAGACTACGCGGCTGCTCCTGGCATCACGGAGCGTGCATCAGGGAGGGATCGGCAACCACTCGGACTGGCTGGGGCGCGGGTACATGTCCCACATTCATGGGGTGATCGCGAGCGTCACGCTCACGGCTGGGCAAGAGGTGATGTTCGGATACGAAGCCGATCCGCAAGGAGTCTTCTGCAGGCGACGGATCGGGTTTTCAGAGGCTGCTCAGCGACGTCACGAACTCTTGAATCTGTATATGCTTCTCGATCGGCCGCTGCTCGGAGATCCCGGTCACGGAAACGCCGTGTTGTCGGCCACGTTCCTGCTCAAACGGCTGTTGGGCGGAAGGCAGCAAGAGGAACTGGGAACGGGCAAGTACGCACTGTATTGGCGGCATTTGAAGAACATCTTGATGGGATCGCCTCAAGCCCTTTCGGTGCTTCCCAAGTTTGGCCGAAAGCGCTTACTCCAGCGGCGACGTATTCCCTCGCTGCTCATGCGGTCCCGTTCGAACACATACTATCTCTATTTTCAGAGCGAGCAAATTGTGCATCGGGACAATCGCGTGACCCTGGATGATGTGCAGGACGAATTGGGGATGCCGCGATTACGGCTTCACTTTCAGGTGACAGCGCAGGATCGGGAGAGCGTGCAGCGAGCGCACCGGCTTCTGGATCAAGAGCTTCGGAGGCAGGACTGCGGCTATCTAACGTATCTCGGGGATGACGTGCCGCAATTGATGCACGATGTGAAAGCCGTCCTGGGGCATCATATTGGGACCACGCGCATGGCGGCTGATCCTGCGCAGGGGGTGGTTGATGAACACTGCCGAGTGCATGGCGTCGACAATTTGTTTGTCGCCAGCAGTTCGGTATTTCCGACGTCGAGCCATGCCAATCCGACGTTGACCATCGTCGCCATGGCCTTGCGCGTCGCTGATCATCTCAAGAAGACACACTCGGGTATCATACGGGACTGA
- a CDS encoding aldo/keto reductase, which yields MIASLATRHSPGEIEATLRAARDSGITFFDTADVYGQGDSERLLGRVYRDQGDGMILCTKAGLTVGPVEGLVRMVKPVLNVLLRRWPSARGATTRTRRCQEGQCFNPDYLCRRIEGSLRRLGVDRIDLFLLHNPPVDLPQRNEVFELLLRLRADGKLRHFGVSCRSLEDADSWVEHPGVACVQVPLDRSRIESALPLLERAGVLGVGVIAREILSHDAMAAGSVSAAFRPLVQRPEVGVMLAGMGCRTHLRENLGAIEETLRCVHVA from the coding sequence ATGATCGCCTCACTGGCGACCCGCCATTCGCCCGGCGAAATCGAGGCGACGCTCCGTGCAGCAAGAGATTCCGGCATTACCTTCTTCGACACGGCGGACGTGTATGGACAAGGTGATAGCGAGCGACTGCTCGGGCGTGTCTATCGTGATCAGGGCGACGGGATGATTCTTTGCACCAAAGCAGGTTTAACAGTTGGTCCGGTGGAAGGCCTTGTTCGCATGGTCAAGCCGGTCCTGAATGTTCTGCTGCGGCGCTGGCCGTCCGCCCGTGGGGCCACAACACGCACTCGGCGTTGTCAGGAGGGGCAGTGTTTCAATCCGGACTATCTCTGTCGCCGGATTGAAGGAAGTTTGCGGCGCTTAGGCGTGGATCGCATCGATCTCTTCCTCTTGCACAATCCTCCGGTTGATCTTCCCCAGCGCAATGAGGTGTTTGAACTCTTGTTGCGTTTGAGGGCAGACGGGAAGCTGCGTCACTTCGGAGTCTCCTGCCGTTCATTGGAGGATGCCGATTCATGGGTCGAGCACCCGGGCGTCGCCTGCGTGCAAGTTCCCCTCGACCGTAGTCGAATTGAATCGGCCCTGCCGCTCCTGGAACGTGCAGGTGTGCTCGGCGTCGGCGTGATTGCGCGCGAGATTTTGTCCCATGACGCGATGGCTGCCGGGTCCGTATCCGCCGCATTCCGGCCGCTCGTTCAACGCCCGGAGGTTGGGGTGATGTTGGCCGGCATGGGATGCCGGACGCATTTGCGCGAAAATCTCGGTGCGATCGAAGAAACTCTGAGGTGCGTCCATGTTGCTTGA
- a CDS encoding glycosyltransferase family 4 protein — MGTATDGLRVMFIAPAPRAGTVQYTHNLANALADRGHCVALVTGLGFELADYPKRYRALEVFDRYRPRPVRLLKWLWYCLRFQPQIIHLQGAQHPALYILLWMILRVMSQATFVYTPQDVLPNSLRPYHIKAFRFLYARMRHVFLNAKQNEPLVIEHFSVPRERITVLPIADLTAFVRTHAARESPNVPDGAHVVLCFGLIEPRKGIHTLLSAAPEVIRQVPNTLILIVGKPLMDIAPLQRQVEELGLQERVRLVPEYASFAQMAGYFTAARFLVLPYENGWNSGVLASAFGFGKPVIATRVGGFDEVVTDESTGLLVPPKDPDLLAKAMVRLLRDEALYSRMSANVRAAATEISWETIAGLTGARYADLLRTGADCAVSQAR, encoded by the coding sequence ATGGGAACAGCGACCGACGGATTGCGCGTTATGTTCATCGCCCCGGCTCCCAGGGCCGGCACGGTGCAATATACCCATAACCTAGCCAACGCACTGGCAGACAGAGGGCATTGCGTAGCGCTTGTGACCGGGTTGGGATTTGAATTGGCGGATTATCCCAAACGGTACAGGGCGCTCGAGGTGTTTGATCGATACCGACCCAGACCGGTCAGGCTGTTGAAGTGGCTTTGGTATTGCCTAAGGTTTCAGCCGCAGATCATTCACCTTCAGGGGGCCCAGCATCCGGCTCTGTATATTCTGCTCTGGATGATCTTGAGAGTCATGAGTCAGGCCACATTTGTGTATACCCCGCAGGATGTCTTACCCAACTCGTTGCGACCGTATCACATCAAGGCGTTTCGCTTTCTCTACGCCCGCATGAGGCATGTATTTCTCAATGCCAAACAGAATGAGCCGCTGGTCATCGAACATTTTTCGGTACCGCGCGAACGGATCACGGTGCTACCGATCGCTGACCTGACCGCGTTCGTGCGAACGCATGCGGCGCGAGAGTCGCCGAACGTTCCGGATGGCGCTCATGTCGTGCTCTGCTTCGGTCTGATTGAGCCGAGAAAAGGCATCCATACGCTGCTCTCTGCCGCACCGGAAGTCATTCGGCAGGTCCCGAACACGCTGATCTTGATCGTCGGAAAACCCTTGATGGATATCGCTCCCTTGCAGCGTCAGGTGGAGGAGTTGGGGCTGCAGGAGCGCGTGCGGTTGGTGCCGGAATATGCCAGTTTTGCACAAATGGCTGGCTACTTCACCGCCGCCAGGTTTCTCGTTCTGCCGTATGAAAATGGATGGAACAGTGGGGTCCTCGCCTCGGCGTTCGGGTTCGGGAAGCCGGTGATCGCCACCCGGGTCGGTGGATTTGATGAAGTGGTGACGGATGAATCGACGGGATTGCTCGTGCCTCCGAAGGATCCAGACTTGTTGGCGAAAGCCATGGTGCGACTGCTGAGAGATGAAGCGTTGTACTCACGCATGAGTGCGAATGTCCGAGCGGCCGCGACTGAGATCTCCTGGGAGACTATTGCGGGTCTGACCGGGGCGCGGTATGCGGATCTCCTGAGGACGGGAGCTGATTGTGCAGTATCGCAGGCTCGGTAA
- a CDS encoding outer membrane beta-barrel protein: MTAVEGSSRRDTVLNGGNVLVDVVFRWLRLPMVGMALAAWPWLTPSIVSAEEPDSGEFVRPKREFGELPSWQNQMGYERMPTSEKLLLGVPTRREGVTPRLTVTEQYTDNVFFTAQNRGTDFITKIAPGLGYTTSGRDGQLTADYSIESRVYANNTNQNRAVSRQNGELFGLWNLSDRTTVTLFERFESFQDPTEQVTPGVMGAFGRTSINLGALMMRHRLTPSVDLLANYANFLWSTETPGANNSMTHEGEIGARVRETEWGRTTLKYRFRFFDFDQGRDFQSHSALLAQEFDLSETLVVSGTIGAVRVEPNPSTIEVLAQASIKKSIGNALYEIGYMRDVFPPSGGLSQPLVGDFIRASTKIRLANDFLFDAGLTWVLTSTSSDDLTVHTLKWNVGISYTPASWFVTRLGYDMFDQREDILGTSANRLANKVSLRLVATF, from the coding sequence ATGACAGCCGTGGAAGGCAGCAGCAGGCGGGACACCGTGTTGAACGGTGGGAACGTGCTGGTCGATGTGGTGTTCCGTTGGTTGCGTCTTCCGATGGTGGGGATGGCATTGGCGGCGTGGCCCTGGCTGACTCCGTCGATAGTCTCGGCGGAGGAACCGGACAGCGGGGAGTTTGTTCGGCCGAAGCGAGAGTTCGGCGAGTTGCCATCCTGGCAGAATCAAATGGGGTATGAGCGAATGCCGACCTCCGAGAAACTATTGCTGGGTGTTCCGACTCGCCGGGAGGGGGTTACGCCACGCCTCACCGTCACCGAGCAGTATACGGACAATGTGTTTTTTACGGCTCAGAATCGCGGAACCGATTTCATCACGAAGATTGCACCCGGACTCGGATACACCACCTCGGGACGGGATGGGCAGCTGACGGCTGATTATTCGATAGAGTCCAGAGTATATGCGAACAACACGAATCAAAACCGCGCCGTGTCGCGGCAGAACGGAGAATTGTTCGGATTGTGGAATCTGAGCGATCGGACGACGGTAACGTTGTTTGAACGGTTCGAGTCGTTTCAGGATCCTACTGAGCAAGTGACACCCGGGGTCATGGGCGCCTTTGGACGAACCTCAATCAATCTCGGCGCCTTGATGATGCGACATCGTCTGACGCCGTCGGTGGATCTACTGGCCAACTATGCCAACTTTCTCTGGTCCACTGAGACGCCGGGTGCCAACAACAGTATGACTCACGAAGGTGAGATAGGGGCAAGAGTACGGGAAACTGAGTGGGGGCGGACCACGCTGAAGTACCGGTTTCGCTTCTTTGACTTCGACCAGGGGCGGGACTTTCAGTCTCATTCTGCTCTCCTTGCTCAGGAGTTCGATCTGTCGGAAACGTTGGTCGTGAGCGGAACAATTGGAGCGGTACGCGTGGAACCTAACCCTTCCACGATCGAAGTGCTTGCGCAGGCTTCCATCAAGAAGTCGATCGGCAACGCCTTGTACGAGATTGGTTATATGCGCGATGTGTTTCCTCCGTCGGGAGGCCTGAGTCAACCGCTTGTCGGAGATTTCATCCGAGCCTCGACGAAAATTCGTCTTGCGAATGACTTTCTGTTCGATGCCGGGTTGACCTGGGTTTTGACGAGCACCAGCTCGGACGATTTGACCGTGCACACACTGAAGTGGAACGTCGGCATTTCGTATACCCCCGCCTCCTGGTTTGTGACGCGACTGGGGTATGACATGTTCGATCAACGGGAAGACATTTTGGGGACTTCGGCGAATCGCCTCGCCAACAAAGTGAGCTTACGGCTGGTTGCGACGTTCTGA
- a CDS encoding polysaccharide biosynthesis/export family protein has translation MQRILRTIWVVLFMALCFAGGAQASEPEAALVPTPEMGWSGPFRLGAGDVLNVFIWKHKELSTIVTVRPDGKINYPLIGEIEAKGLTLGEIEERINKQLKQHIQDPQVTVILEATHSFRIFVLGEVMQPGVFDLKGPVTVIQALAMARGLTTFASRNKIFIVNPGRSGEQRIPFNYSKFVQGEDSNQNVMLRPGDTVIVP, from the coding sequence ATGCAACGAATTCTTCGCACGATCTGGGTGGTTCTCTTTATGGCGTTGTGTTTTGCGGGTGGAGCACAGGCATCTGAGCCCGAAGCGGCGTTGGTGCCGACACCGGAAATGGGCTGGAGTGGCCCGTTCCGGTTGGGGGCAGGGGATGTGCTGAATGTCTTCATCTGGAAACACAAGGAGCTCTCGACTATTGTCACGGTCCGTCCGGACGGAAAGATCAACTATCCATTGATCGGCGAAATTGAGGCAAAGGGACTTACGCTGGGAGAAATCGAGGAGCGGATCAACAAACAGCTCAAGCAGCACATCCAGGACCCGCAGGTCACTGTGATCTTGGAGGCCACGCACAGTTTCCGCATCTTCGTCCTGGGCGAAGTCATGCAGCCTGGTGTGTTTGATTTGAAGGGCCCGGTCACCGTGATTCAAGCGTTGGCGATGGCGCGCGGTCTGACCACGTTTGCTTCGCGAAATAAGATTTTCATCGTGAATCCTGGCCGAAGCGGAGAGCAGCGGATTCCATTCAACTACAGCAAGTTTGTGCAGGGTGAAGATAGTAACCAGAATGTCATGCTTCGGCCTGGAGATACGGTGATCGTTCCGTAG
- a CDS encoding glycosyltransferase, whose product MGIRVSVVIPAYNATKTIHDGLDAFAKQSFPAGEVELIIVDDESTDGTPEYIERHVTDWGAAQPKVRVLRQAHRGPAAARNLGAEAAQGEFLLFTDADCVPHVDWIKEMVAPFQSPAIAAVKGAYKTKQRSLVARFAQAEFEARYRQLAAAEYVDVVFSYSAGFRREVFRSIGGFDTSFPVADNEDTDLSYRVATAGYKIKFNQAAIIYHQHPSTLTQYLRKKHSRAYWRVMVYKRFPGKAIRDSYTPQTLKLQIGSVVLGAGALVLSPVVPHAASVAGLAGGLFAATAAPFLWQLPREDSGLRLAAPFLLVCRAAVMATGLMRTVPMLLSKTN is encoded by the coding sequence ATGGGAATACGTGTATCGGTTGTCATCCCGGCTTACAACGCCACGAAGACAATTCATGACGGCCTGGACGCTTTTGCGAAGCAGTCCTTTCCGGCAGGCGAAGTCGAACTGATCATTGTCGATGACGAATCCACAGATGGTACGCCTGAATATATCGAGCGGCATGTGACAGACTGGGGGGCAGCGCAGCCCAAGGTGCGCGTGCTTCGTCAGGCCCATCGAGGCCCGGCGGCGGCCAGGAATCTTGGAGCAGAAGCCGCTCAAGGAGAGTTTCTGCTATTTACCGACGCCGATTGTGTGCCGCATGTCGATTGGATCAAGGAGATGGTCGCGCCCTTTCAGTCACCGGCAATTGCCGCTGTCAAGGGCGCGTACAAGACGAAGCAACGAAGTCTCGTCGCGAGGTTTGCACAGGCCGAATTTGAGGCACGGTATCGTCAACTGGCTGCGGCAGAATATGTGGACGTAGTGTTTTCCTACTCTGCGGGATTCCGACGCGAAGTCTTCCGCTCGATCGGTGGGTTCGACACGAGCTTTCCCGTCGCCGACAACGAAGACACAGATCTTTCGTACCGGGTCGCCACAGCCGGCTATAAGATCAAATTTAACCAGGCAGCGATTATCTATCATCAACATCCGTCGACCCTCACGCAGTATCTTCGCAAGAAACACAGTCGGGCCTATTGGCGAGTCATGGTGTACAAGCGGTTCCCAGGGAAAGCGATCCGTGATTCCTACACCCCTCAAACGCTGAAACTGCAGATCGGTTCGGTGGTGTTGGGTGCCGGCGCGCTAGTCCTCAGTCCGGTTGTCCCCCATGCCGCGTCTGTGGCTGGGCTTGCCGGCGGTCTGTTTGCCGCCACGGCGGCTCCGTTTCTATGGCAGTTGCCGCGTGAGGATTCTGGATTGCGGCTGGCTGCACCATTCCTATTGGTGTGCCGGGCCGCGGTGATGGCCACCGGGCTGATGCGCACGGTGCCGATGTTACTCAGTAAGACCAATTAA